One segment of Rhinatrema bivittatum chromosome 14, aRhiBiv1.1, whole genome shotgun sequence DNA contains the following:
- the LOC115076162 gene encoding myb-related transcription factor, partner of profilin-like yields the protein MPGKRTIAEVEDHAMEQQREEDSSACQPSQKQTRNARFTDEEKEVLCRAVCEKHHVLFKSKISWTSRKKIWEKIAQDVSSLSVMPRDVKQVQHRWRDTKKEVKEKAAKINASAKRTDGGPPCSIVLTPVEEMVLRTMRTEVVVGVRTQYGGDSAACPATETTDNGEGDSEESEQNQEFMFPLPSADSPSQQMSTGDMVTLDLYDVPVNEAPEVVPRHLKTQNHPSYSLTHQ from the exons ATGCCGGGAAAGCGCACTATTGCTGAGGTAGAGGACCATGCCATGGAGCAACAGCGAGAGGAAGACTCAAGCGCCTGCCAGCCATCCCAAAAGCAAACCCGTAACGCGCGCTTTACGGATGAAGAGAAAGAGGTTTTGTGCCGTGCGGTATGCGAAAAACATCACGTTCTCTTCAAGTCGAAGATTTCGTGGACCAGCAGAAAAAAGATTTGGGAGAAGATTGCCCAAGATGTAAGCTCCCTTTCTGTGATGCCCAGGGATGTTAAGCAGGTGCAGCACCGGTGGCGGGACACCAAGAAAGAGGTGAAAGAGAAGGCCGCTAAAATCAATGCCTCTGCAAAGAGGACCGATGGAGGGCCACCGTGCAGCATCGTGCTGAcaccagtggaggagatggttctcagAACTATGAGGACGGAGGTCGTCGTGGGCGTGCGGACGCAGTACGGTGGCGACTCGGCAGCATGTCCAG CCACAGAAACAACGGACAATGGCGAAGGTGACAGCGAAGAATCCGAACAGAACCAGGAATTCATGTTTCCACTGCCTAGTGCAGACTCCCCCAGCCAACAGATGTCAACAGGGGACATGGTTACACTGGATTTGTACGATGTCCCTGTCAACGAAGCACCGGAAGTTGTCCCCCGGCATTTGAAGACCCAGAACCATCCCAGCTACTCGCTGACGCACCAGTGA